TGCCGGTTGCCGGTGACGACGCGGTAGAGCAGGAGCAGGATGAGGGAGCCCACGATCGCGGCGATCCAGGTGGAGAGGTCGAAGAATCCGTCGATGGAGTCGACGCCGAGGATCACCTTGCCGAGCCAGCCGCCGAGCAGACCGCCGACGATGCCGATGAGCATGGTGACGATGATGCCGCCGGGGTCCTTGCCCGGCATGAGGATCTTGGCGATGGCGCCGGCGAGCAGGCCGATGATGATCCACGCGATGATTCCCATGATGCGTCTCCTCTTCCTGGGACAAAGGCTGTGTCAGCTCTTCGTGTGCACCGAAAGGGCCCGCACAAACGTCACAACCGGCAATTGCGGCAAGCCACTTGAGGTCACGTCACCGACCTCGCACGTGGCCGCCTTCGTACCTGCGCGCGCAACGGCCTACAGCGCGTCCCTGGGGACCGACTCGTTCCAGGTGCGCGAGGCGACGCGTCGGCCGCCCTCGTAGGCGTCCAGCGTGGCGTTGACGTGGAACTCCTCGGCGTCGCAGGTCAACGTCGTGCTCGTACGGACCTGTACGTCCCACTCCTTGCGCCGGAAACTCATGGTCCACGTCACCTCCCCGGCCGGTGAGGTGAAGTCGTCTGCGACCGAGGTGTACCGCTCGTGGACGCGGCAGCCGACGTCGAGGTCCATCGCGTCGTAGTGGACCGTGCCGCGGTCCTTGACGATGTCCAACGCCGCGCCGTAGTCGATCAGATCACGGCTCACCTCCCAGCGCTGCTCGGGCGGGGTCACCGGGGTCGTCGTGAGCGGGGCCGTGCCTTCGGGTGCCTCGAAGGGGGCCGAGGTATCCGGTTCGTCGGCAGGGCGGACCGGCAGGACGAGGCGGCACGGTTGCTCGTGGACGGTCAGGAGCGTGGGCCGTGGCGGTGGCCAGGCCAGCGGCCAGTACGACGTGGACAGTGAGAGCCGTACCCGGTGCCCCGGCGGGAACGCCTGCGCCACACCGTTCAAGTGCACCGTGGCTCGCTGGAGTTGACCCGGTTCCAGGGGTGCCGGTTCGTCCGTGCTGTCCCGGCGGGTGAGGTTGAGGACGCCGTAGGTGACCCGGGTGGCGCTGCCGTCCGGGGCCACGTCCGACAGCCGGGCGGCTACCATGGCCACCGGCTGGTCCGCGCTTACCTCCAGTTCGACGCGAGGCGCCCCGAGGATCTCCAGCCGTTCCGGCAAGGGCTCGGTCTCGTAGACCAGGGAGCCGCCGTCCTCCTCGCGCTGGTCGTAGGGCAGGTCCGGCGGGGCGTTGTAGGAGGCCCACTTTCCGGCGAACTGGCCCACGGACAGCGGGGATTTCAGCGTCTGGCTCCCTCCGTCGTCGGGGGCTTCGTCCTCGGCGGTGAGGTGGCGGGAGCGCAGGGCGTACGCGGTGTCGCGCACGTGCTCCGAAGGCCAGGCGGGTTCGCCGACCCACCGGCCGGGGCGGTCCTCGTACGAGGTGGAGGGCGGCACGCTGTCCTGCATCCACGCGCGGAGCATCGGACCGTCCATCGCCCCGTTGTCCGCCCCCTTCAGCCAGTGGTCCCACCAGCGCACCACTTCCTGGAGATAGCCGATGGCGGGTCCGGGCTCGCCCAGGTGCGGATACTTGTGGGACCAAGGGCCGATCAACCCCTTGCACGGCACGTCCAGGTGGGCGAGCAGACGGGTCACCGCGTTCGAGTAGCCGTCCGCCCAGCCGCTGGAGGCGAGGACGGGGCAGCGTACGGCGGTGTAGTCCTCGCACACCGACGCGTGCCGCCAGTAACTGTCGCGGCGCTGGTGGCGCAGCCAGTTCAGCACCCACGGTTCGGCGGCGTCCAGACGCTCGTGCCACATCTCGCGCCAGCGCTCGCCGACGGCCGACGGGTCCGGGGGGCATGTGGCGTAGGCGAACATGGTGCCCGCTTCGGCGAGGTTGTCGGACAGCATCGCGCCGCCCATGTAGTGCATGTCGTCGGCGTAGCGGTCGTCGGTGAACGAGGAGATGACGATGGCCCGCAGACTCGGGGGCTGTCGAGCGGCCACTTGCAGCGCGGCGAAGGCGCCCCAGGAGATGCCCATCATTCCGGTCGTGCCGTCGCACCAGGACTGTGCGGCCAGCCAGTCGAGCACCGCCTCGGCGTCGCTCTGCTCGACTTCGAGGTACTCGTCGGCGAGGACGCCCTCGGAGTCGCCTGTACCGCGCAGGTCGACGCGGACACACGCATAGCCGTGCCCGGCGATGTAGGGGTGGTGGATCGAGTCGCGGACCGAACTCAGATCGCCCTTGCGGTAGGGGATGTACTCCAGGATCGCCGGGACGGGGGAGTCGTGCGAGGAGACCGGGCGCCAGATTCGCGCGGAGAGGTGGACGCCGTCCGGCATCGGGATCCTGACGTGGTCCTCCTGCCTGGTGGTGTGGGGGAGGTTCTCGATGTATCGCATACGTCCCTCAGGCCGTGTGGTCGGTCGTACGGTCGGTCGGGTGGTCGAAGGCGAGGCGCAGCGCGGCGACGCAGCGGTCGTACTTTTCGCGCAGTTCGTGCTCGTCGGCGCCGCCGGTGAAGATGTGCGCCACCTCGTAGCTGTAACTGTCCTGCTGGTCGACGTCCGACAGGCGCTGTCCCTCGTCGGGCACGATGTCGATCCGAACGCCCGGTATCTCCTTCTCGATGCGGGCCACTTCCTCGGGCGAGGGCACCTCGCGCACGACTCCGTCGGCGAACCAGCGGTAGTACCACTTGGCGGCCAGGGCGTACGGCCCCTGCCCGGACGGCATGGTCGGGTCCTCGTCCAGGGCGAGCGCGAGCATGCAGTGGTGGTTGGGCACGCCGTCGACGTAGGCGAAGAGCTCCGCGTGTGCCTGGGAGTGACGGGGGTTGATCTCCAGGATCGAGATCCCGTCGGTGGCCGGGTCGTAGAAGAACTCGATGCTGAACGTCGCCTGCCGCCAGCCGATGTGCCGCATGACCCGTTTCGACACCTCGCGCAGGCGCTGCTGTACCGGTTCTGGCAGGGCGGAGGGGTACTGGTGGCGCAGGAAGCTGGTGGAATCCGGGTAGTTGATCGAGTCGAGAACGCCGTACACGGTGATCTCGCCGTCGTGCTCGTATCCCTCGACCGCGGCCTGTACGCCGTTGAGCGTCTCCTCTGCGAGGCAGACCTGGCCGCCGACCCCGGCCATCTCCGGTGGCAGGTCGAGCTGGTCCAGGATGTATTCGAAGGGGCGGCCGACGCGGTGGATGCCCTGGCCGATGTGCTCCACGGCCGTGCGGAACTCGTCCATATCTCCTACGCCGTAGGCGAGTTCGGAGGAGTACGACAACGCTGGCTTGACCCACATGGGGAAGCCCACGCCCTCCGGCGGCCGTGGGGCGGCCGCGTCGAGATCCACCCGGCCGAAGCGCGGATGTTCCGTGGCCACCTCCTGCTGCACGAGACGGCTCCAGTACTTGTGCTCGCACTTGACCACCGACTCCAGACTGGTGGCGCGTGTCCTGTACTCCTTTGCGAGCAGTGCGACGAGCGTGCTCACCGGGAAGTCCCAGTAGCCGACGATCGCGTCGATCGGTTCGTCGAAGCCGTCCAGCATGCTTCGCGCCCGGTCGATCAGGTCCGGTACGGTCACCTCGCCGTGCTGGAGTTCCTGGATGGTCAGCAGCGGATGGAAGCGCAGCTCTTCGGCGCGGGGAACGGCCCGCAGGGTCCGCAGGTTGGCGTCATCGAGACCGACGACGAATACGTTCCGGGGACGTGGGCTCACGGACGGCTCCAGGGATAGAGGTACGGAACGGCCGTGTACCCGCGAGACGATCAGGCATACGGCGAACGCCTCACCACTGCTCGTCGAACCCGCTGACGACTCGGGCGTCAGTCACTTCCTGCCGGACGAGGGAGAGCTGTGGCAGATACGTGAGTACGCCGCTCAGCGCTCGCAGTAGCACCTCAAGGAGGCCGATCCGCACGCCTGTGTGCTGCCCCGGCTGTGGGGTCGGGCGAAGGTGGGCATGGCGGCCGTGGAGTTCGACGAGTTCGGCGGGGGCCGCGCGGATCGCGTGCACGCTCGTCTGTTCGCCGATCTCATGGCCGACCTCGAACTGAACACCACCTACGGCCACTACCTCGACGCGGCCGGCCCCGAGGCCCTCGCCACCGTGAACCTGATGTCCCTCTGCGGCCTGCACCGCGCCCTGCGAGGCGCTCTGGTCGGTCATTTCGCCACCGTAGAGATCACTTCGTCCCCGGGTTCACGTCGCCTGGCCCGGGCCAGGCGGCGCACCGGCGCCGGACCGGCCGCCGAGCACTTCTACGACGAGCACGTCGAGGCAGACGCCGTGCACGAGCAGGTCGTCCGACGGGAGGTCGTAGCGGGTCTGCTCGACGAGGAGCCGCACCTCGACGGCGATGTCGCCATCGGCGTGGACGCCACCACGTATCTCGAAGACCGCCTCGCCGAACACCTCCTCGGCGCGTGGCGAGCGGGGGAGTCGTCGCTGCGTATGCCGGTCTGGCCGCTGTTGCGACCACGAACAGATTCTGCGGCAACCGCGAGAACCGGAGACGACAC
This portion of the Streptomyces mirabilis genome encodes:
- a CDS encoding GlsB/YeaQ/YmgE family stress response membrane protein gives rise to the protein MGIIAWIIIGLLAGAIAKILMPGKDPGGIIVTMLIGIVGGLLGGWLGKVILGVDSIDGFFDLSTWIAAIVGSLILLLLYRVVTGNRHAHRHA
- a CDS encoding CocE/NonD family hydrolase; the protein is MRYIENLPHTTRQEDHVRIPMPDGVHLSARIWRPVSSHDSPVPAILEYIPYRKGDLSSVRDSIHHPYIAGHGYACVRVDLRGTGDSEGVLADEYLEVEQSDAEAVLDWLAAQSWCDGTTGMMGISWGAFAALQVAARQPPSLRAIVISSFTDDRYADDMHYMGGAMLSDNLAEAGTMFAYATCPPDPSAVGERWREMWHERLDAAEPWVLNWLRHQRRDSYWRHASVCEDYTAVRCPVLASSGWADGYSNAVTRLLAHLDVPCKGLIGPWSHKYPHLGEPGPAIGYLQEVVRWWDHWLKGADNGAMDGPMLRAWMQDSVPPSTSYEDRPGRWVGEPAWPSEHVRDTAYALRSRHLTAEDEAPDDGGSQTLKSPLSVGQFAGKWASYNAPPDLPYDQREEDGGSLVYETEPLPERLEILGAPRVELEVSADQPVAMVAARLSDVAPDGSATRVTYGVLNLTRRDSTDEPAPLEPGQLQRATVHLNGVAQAFPPGHRVRLSLSTSYWPLAWPPPRPTLLTVHEQPCRLVLPVRPADEPDTSAPFEAPEGTAPLTTTPVTPPEQRWEVSRDLIDYGAALDIVKDRGTVHYDAMDLDVGCRVHERYTSVADDFTSPAGEVTWTMSFRRKEWDVQVRTSTTLTCDAEEFHVNATLDAYEGGRRVASRTWNESVPRDAL
- a CDS encoding ATP-grasp domain-containing protein, whose protein sequence is MSPRPRNVFVVGLDDANLRTLRAVPRAEELRFHPLLTIQELQHGEVTVPDLIDRARSMLDGFDEPIDAIVGYWDFPVSTLVALLAKEYRTRATSLESVVKCEHKYWSRLVQQEVATEHPRFGRVDLDAAAPRPPEGVGFPMWVKPALSYSSELAYGVGDMDEFRTAVEHIGQGIHRVGRPFEYILDQLDLPPEMAGVGGQVCLAEETLNGVQAAVEGYEHDGEITVYGVLDSINYPDSTSFLRHQYPSALPEPVQQRLREVSKRVMRHIGWRQATFSIEFFYDPATDGISILEINPRHSQAHAELFAYVDGVPNHHCMLALALDEDPTMPSGQGPYALAAKWYYRWFADGVVREVPSPEEVARIEKEIPGVRIDIVPDEGQRLSDVDQQDSYSYEVAHIFTGGADEHELREKYDRCVAALRLAFDHPTDRTTDHTA